A DNA window from Haloferax volcanii DS2 contains the following coding sequences:
- the xacH gene encoding xylose/arabinose ABC transporter permease XacH, translated as MATHDNTEHVSDATDEAVGWESKLRYFLNSDFVRSAPYWGIPFVLMSIAVYGGTGYNFAISFTDYEGLGTPDYSTLDLEMYAQALSSDAFIAAAQNNLVLLVGFTTICLVLGLFLAILLDHGIRFSEKFQTVYLLPMSLSFVVTAQLWLWMFNVESGILNLVVTTLGFNPVDWLGNPSIALGAVILALIWQFSGYTMVVYLAGLQSIPDDQFEAARVDGASITRTYLRIIVPQLKEASVSAAVVLMVFALKAFTFLYALVGRYRPPNGTDILATLMVRRAFKFGEWAYSAAIATMLLIMALGVIGPYLYYQYKQGGL; from the coding sequence ATGGCTACACACGATAACACGGAGCACGTTTCTGACGCGACCGACGAGGCGGTCGGGTGGGAGTCGAAGCTCCGGTATTTCCTCAACAGCGACTTCGTCCGCTCCGCGCCGTACTGGGGAATCCCGTTCGTCCTCATGAGCATCGCCGTCTACGGTGGTACCGGCTACAACTTCGCCATCTCGTTTACGGACTACGAGGGCCTCGGGACTCCCGATTACTCCACGCTCGACTTGGAGATGTACGCACAGGCGCTGTCGAGCGACGCGTTCATCGCCGCCGCGCAGAACAATCTGGTCCTCCTCGTAGGCTTTACGACTATCTGTCTGGTGCTCGGCCTGTTCCTCGCAATCCTGTTGGACCACGGCATCCGGTTTTCCGAGAAGTTCCAGACGGTCTATCTCCTCCCGATGAGCCTCTCGTTCGTCGTCACCGCGCAACTGTGGCTCTGGATGTTCAACGTCGAAAGCGGCATCCTCAACCTCGTCGTGACGACCCTCGGGTTCAATCCCGTAGACTGGCTGGGGAACCCATCAATCGCGCTCGGCGCGGTGATATTGGCCCTCATCTGGCAGTTCAGCGGATACACGATGGTCGTCTACCTCGCGGGGCTCCAGTCGATTCCCGACGACCAGTTCGAGGCGGCCCGCGTCGACGGCGCGAGCATCACTCGGACCTACCTCCGCATCATCGTCCCGCAACTGAAGGAGGCGTCCGTCAGCGCGGCCGTCGTGCTGATGGTGTTCGCGCTGAAGGCCTTCACCTTCCTGTACGCCCTCGTCGGTCGCTACCGCCCGCCGAACGGGACGGACATCCTGGCGACGCTCATGGTTCGCCGCGCGTTCAAGTTCGGTGAGTGGGCCTACTCGGCCGCCATCGCGACCATGCTTCTCATCATGGCGCTCGGCGTCATCGGACCGTACCTCTACTACCAGTACAAACAGGGGGGTCTCTGA
- a CDS encoding ABC transporter substrate-binding protein — MGAAAGIAGCTGGGGTETESTESGNGNGSGGSTDDTETSGSSSGESWDSQLEVLHGWAGGDGEAAVTALIEAFEEEHPEMDTNFQAVGASANVNLNATILRRLANNNPMSSFANWPGKNLERYSGALMDLEADVWDAEGFKDTMQSRAVELCKFNDKMPAVPIGSHRMNNLFYNTAVFEEAGIDASSLDSVDALLDALETIDQNTDVTPMAQAMVAPWTNLQLWAQILTSQSGVEAYTNFIEGNPDRAAVVEALEALKTINENYITADASSISFTTAGQKVISGKAATIHQGNWVYGMFRADDSFNYKEQWDWIPFPGTEGIYFYHVDSIVAPSNNPSREETIAWQKFVGSKKAQIAFNNPKGSVPLRTDIDPSELTDFLAMTYEDLTDSEAYPPTIAHGLAVTPKTMGACKTAFGDNFMGPFNVEATADALVAAVSE, encoded by the coding sequence GTGGGTGCGGCCGCTGGCATCGCGGGGTGTACCGGCGGTGGCGGAACCGAGACGGAGAGCACCGAGAGCGGAAACGGGAACGGTTCCGGCGGTTCCACCGACGACACCGAGACGAGCGGGAGCAGTTCCGGTGAGTCGTGGGACTCGCAACTCGAAGTGCTCCACGGGTGGGCCGGCGGCGACGGCGAGGCGGCGGTCACCGCGCTCATCGAGGCCTTCGAGGAGGAACATCCCGAGATGGATACGAACTTCCAGGCGGTCGGTGCGAGCGCGAACGTGAACCTCAACGCGACGATTCTTCGACGGCTCGCGAACAACAACCCGATGAGCTCGTTCGCCAACTGGCCGGGGAAGAACCTCGAACGGTACTCGGGCGCACTGATGGACCTCGAAGCCGACGTGTGGGACGCCGAGGGATTCAAAGACACCATGCAGTCCCGCGCGGTGGAACTGTGTAAGTTCAACGACAAGATGCCGGCGGTCCCAATCGGGTCCCACCGGATGAACAACCTGTTCTACAACACCGCCGTCTTCGAGGAGGCCGGCATCGACGCGTCGAGCCTCGATAGCGTCGACGCGCTCCTCGACGCGCTCGAAACCATCGACCAGAACACGGACGTGACGCCGATGGCGCAGGCGATGGTCGCGCCGTGGACGAACCTCCAGCTTTGGGCGCAGATTCTGACGAGCCAAAGCGGCGTCGAGGCGTACACGAACTTCATCGAGGGCAACCCCGACAGGGCGGCCGTCGTGGAAGCGCTCGAGGCGCTGAAGACTATCAACGAGAACTACATCACCGCCGACGCCTCGTCTATTAGCTTCACGACGGCGGGCCAGAAGGTCATCTCGGGGAAGGCGGCCACCATCCACCAGGGGAACTGGGTCTACGGCATGTTCCGCGCCGACGACAGCTTCAACTACAAAGAGCAGTGGGATTGGATACCGTTCCCGGGCACGGAAGGTATCTACTTCTACCACGTCGACTCCATCGTCGCGCCGAGCAACAACCCGAGCCGCGAGGAGACCATCGCGTGGCAGAAGTTCGTCGGCTCGAAGAAGGCCCAGATCGCCTTCAACAACCCCAAGGGGTCGGTTCCGCTCCGCACCGACATCGACCCGAGCGAACTGACCGACTTCCTCGCGATGACGTACGAGGACCTCACCGATTCGGAGGCCTACCCGCCGACCATCGCCCACGGGCTCGCAGTCACGCCCAAGACGATGGGCGCGTGTAAGACCGCCTTCGGCGACAACTTCATGGGGCCGTTCAACGTCGAAGCCACCGCCGACGCGCTCGTCGCAGCGGTCTCGGAGTGA
- a CDS encoding NAD-dependent epimerase/dehydratase family protein, protein MARIAVTGAAGNVGRVTVEALASDHDVTPITHREREGLDSVILDVRDEDALTEAFEGHDIVVHLAANPNPDAAWDSVYEVNIGGTYNVYEAALAADIDRLVFASTNHVHQMYNIADATRPETLAADAEAVGVSDPPRPDSYYGVSKVFGEALGNYYADRHGLEVLNLRIGWLLTADEVREKMDEEESVARYVRAMWLSPGDCEQGMRRAVEASLPDSPLAVNLISANDDRYLSLTETMRAIGYRPRDNSATVVE, encoded by the coding sequence ATGGCACGTATTGCGGTCACCGGAGCGGCTGGTAACGTCGGGAGAGTCACGGTCGAAGCGCTGGCGTCGGACCACGACGTGACGCCCATCACGCATCGCGAGCGCGAGGGACTCGACAGCGTCATCCTCGACGTGCGCGACGAAGACGCGCTGACCGAGGCGTTCGAGGGCCACGACATCGTCGTCCACCTCGCGGCCAACCCGAACCCCGACGCGGCGTGGGACAGCGTCTACGAGGTCAACATCGGCGGCACGTACAACGTCTACGAGGCGGCGCTGGCGGCCGATATCGACCGACTCGTTTTCGCCAGCACGAACCACGTCCACCAGATGTACAACATCGCCGACGCGACCCGACCGGAGACGCTGGCGGCCGACGCCGAGGCGGTCGGCGTGTCGGACCCGCCGCGCCCCGACTCGTACTACGGCGTGAGCAAGGTGTTCGGTGAGGCGCTTGGCAACTACTACGCGGACCGACACGGACTGGAAGTGCTCAATCTCCGCATCGGATGGCTCCTGACGGCCGACGAGGTCCGCGAGAAGATGGACGAAGAGGAGTCGGTCGCGCGCTACGTCCGCGCGATGTGGCTCAGCCCCGGCGACTGCGAACAGGGGATGCGCCGGGCCGTCGAGGCGTCGCTTCCCGATTCGCCGCTCGCGGTCAACCTCATCTCGGCGAACGACGACCGATATCTCTCGCTCACGGAGACGATGCGCGCCATCGGCTACCGCCCGCGAGACAACTCGGCGACCGTCGTGGAGTGA
- a CDS encoding SDR family oxidoreductase, which produces MVDRPTALEDPLDGRTALVTGASSGIGAATARVLAEDGADVCLAARRVERLESLADEIRDATDAAVSVVPTDVTDSDAVRALVDATVERFGSLDIVVCNAGLGIDKPVAELTDEEYRLMTGVNVDGMFYTAREALPHLEASEGNLVFLGSMSGNHPRPHNPVYAATKWWVRGFASSLQGSIGEENVGVTCVNPTEVRTEFGSESGETLEASFEEGEVTEAIEVADAIAYAVRQRSPNTVLSLDLYRRDKLSHF; this is translated from the coding sequence ATGGTCGACCGACCAACCGCCTTGGAAGACCCGCTCGACGGCCGGACGGCGCTCGTCACGGGTGCGAGTTCGGGAATCGGCGCGGCGACCGCGCGCGTGCTCGCCGAGGACGGCGCGGACGTGTGTCTCGCCGCCCGCAGAGTCGAACGACTGGAATCGCTCGCTGACGAGATTCGTGACGCCACGGACGCCGCCGTGAGCGTCGTGCCGACGGACGTGACCGACTCCGACGCGGTCCGGGCGCTCGTCGACGCGACCGTCGAGCGGTTCGGCTCGCTCGACATCGTCGTCTGTAACGCCGGCCTCGGCATCGACAAGCCGGTCGCGGAGCTGACCGACGAGGAGTACCGCCTGATGACCGGCGTCAACGTCGACGGGATGTTCTACACGGCCAGAGAGGCGCTTCCGCACCTCGAAGCGTCCGAGGGCAACCTCGTCTTCCTCGGGAGCATGTCGGGGAACCACCCGCGGCCGCACAACCCGGTGTACGCCGCGACGAAGTGGTGGGTCCGCGGGTTCGCGTCGAGCCTGCAGGGGTCCATCGGCGAGGAGAACGTCGGCGTGACCTGCGTCAATCCGACCGAGGTTCGGACCGAGTTCGGCTCCGAGAGCGGCGAGACGCTCGAAGCGTCGTTCGAGGAGGGCGAAGTGACGGAGGCGATAGAGGTGGCCGACGCCATCGCCTACGCGGTCCGCCAGCGGTCACCGAACAC
- the xacI gene encoding xylose/arabinose ABC transporter permease XacI, translating into MSQSSSTGNFDVASLVEDVNLRRVAQYALVVFFLGFFLVPLETGIMTAIKTNESVARSLPFAPPVGEGFTLGNIQFALEQLSGSFFNSLIMSIPATIGSVLFGSMAAYGLTMVNWRAQMGMLMLFVVGVFVPYQAVLVPLARFWNNIFPLARMIEPMVASIPFFQGYHAELVPLVITHIAYGIPICTILFRSYYQSLPNSLVEAGKIDGASITKIYRRIILPISKPMFGVVFIYQFTQIYNEFLFAFTLVTGSDAPAAPVTLVLPAIGASTSGINFGIRMSAAFLAAVPTLILYVAFAEQFAKGLRTEA; encoded by the coding sequence ATGTCACAGTCGTCATCCACAGGCAACTTCGACGTCGCATCGCTCGTCGAGGACGTGAACCTCCGGCGCGTCGCCCAGTACGCTCTCGTCGTGTTCTTCCTCGGGTTCTTCCTCGTCCCGCTGGAGACGGGAATCATGACCGCCATCAAGACGAACGAGTCGGTCGCTCGCTCGCTTCCCTTCGCGCCGCCGGTCGGTGAGGGTTTCACCCTCGGGAACATCCAGTTCGCCCTCGAACAGCTCTCGGGGTCGTTCTTCAACTCGCTCATCATGTCGATTCCGGCGACCATCGGGAGCGTCCTGTTCGGGAGCATGGCAGCCTACGGCCTCACGATGGTCAACTGGCGGGCGCAGATGGGTATGCTGATGCTGTTCGTCGTCGGCGTCTTCGTCCCCTATCAGGCCGTGTTGGTCCCGCTCGCACGCTTCTGGAACAACATCTTCCCGCTCGCGCGGATGATAGAGCCGATGGTGGCGTCGATACCCTTCTTCCAGGGGTACCACGCGGAACTCGTCCCCCTCGTCATCACCCATATCGCCTACGGGATTCCCATCTGTACGATACTGTTCCGGTCGTACTACCAGAGCCTCCCGAACTCGCTCGTGGAGGCCGGTAAAATCGACGGCGCGAGCATCACGAAGATTTACCGGCGCATCATCCTGCCCATCTCGAAGCCGATGTTCGGCGTCGTGTTCATCTACCAGTTCACGCAGATTTACAACGAGTTCCTCTTCGCGTTCACGCTCGTCACCGGGTCCGACGCGCCCGCAGCACCGGTCACGCTGGTGCTGCCCGCAATCGGGGCGTCGACTTCCGGCATCAACTTCGGTATCAGGATGTCCGCGGCGTTCCTCGCGGCGGTTCCGACGCTCATCCTGTACGTCGCGTTCGCCGAACAGTTCGCGAAGGGACTTCGCACGGAGGCCTGA